From Vigna unguiculata cultivar IT97K-499-35 chromosome 5, ASM411807v1, whole genome shotgun sequence, the proteins below share one genomic window:
- the LOC114184393 gene encoding uncharacterized protein LOC114184393: MSIRTNKMKAVAVLMKQLTTARRKFDERGRDESFDGELEKLRSVLNKIKDVFVEVKKNEEKLLDTLAEVYDHLRRLNRRKLHEDMDGICNRIRDYALMLLPTLVFDDSFKDEDHKGGKISHSSEELVQPHHQNNWTLEDYYRLHHLSRFYFLSLLIFPENAVIRKRNAINLWIGEGFSENTYNDTAEEEVEDVIDDLLKCGVIVRCGNGKDPFVNRFRILPGVRRQLYLNRDL, encoded by the coding sequence ATGTCAATTCGAACAAACAAAATGAAAGCCGTAGCTGTGTTGATGAAGCAGTTGACGACAGCAAGGAGGAAATTTGATGAAAGGGGAAGAGATGAATCATTTGATGGGGAGTTGGAGAAGTTGCGGTCGGTTCTGAACAAGATAAAGGATGTGTTCGTGGAAGTGaagaagaatgaagaaaaaCTGCTTGACACATTAGCAGAGGTGTATGACCATCTTCGCAGGTTAAACCGCAGGAAGCTGCATGAAGACATGGATGGAATTTGTAATAGAATCAGAGATTATGCTCTCATGTTGCTACCAACGCTTGTTTTTGATGACTCGTTTAAGGACGAGGATCACAAGGGTGGAAAAATATCTCACTCATCGGAAGAGTTGGTGCAACCCCATCATCAGAATAATTGGACTCTGGAAGATTATTACCGGTTACACCATCTatcaagattttattttttgtctctccTAATTTTCCCTGAGAACGCTGTGATAAGGAAAAGAAATGCAATTAATTTGTGGATTGGGGAGGGTTTCAGTGAAAATACATATAACGATACAGCAGAGGAAGAGGTCGAGGATGTGATCGATGATCTTTTGAAATGTGGTGTGATTGTACGCTGTGGCAATGGAAAGGATCCCTTTGTCAATAGATTTCGAATTCTTCCTGGCGTTCGTCGTCAGTTGTATTTAAATAgagatttataa
- the LOC114183072 gene encoding DEAD-box ATP-dependent RNA helicase 8: protein MVMVTTGGSSLKDDIMRLYQPVHLLVGTPGRILDLAKKGVCILKDCSMLVMDEADKLLSPEFQPSIEQLIQFLPGTRQILMFSATFPVTVRDFKDRYLRKPYVINLMDELTLKGITQYYAFVEERQKVHCLNTLFSKLQINQSIIFCNSVNRVELLAKKITELGYSCFYIHAKMLQDHRNRVFHDFRNGACRNLVCTDLFTRGIDIQAVNVVINFDFPKNSETYLHRVGRSGRFGHLGLAVNLITYEDRFNLYRIEQELGTEIKQIPPHIDQAIYCR, encoded by the exons atggttaTGGTTACAACAGGTGGTAGCAGCCTGAAAGACGATATTATGCGTTTATATCAACCAGTTCATCTGCTAGTTGGAACTCCAGGAAGAATATTAGATCTTGCAAAGAAGGGTGTTTGCATTCTGAAGGATTGCTCTATGCTTGTTATGGATGAG GCTGATAAGCTTCTCTCCCCAGAGTTCCAACCTTCCATAGAACAGCTGATTCAATTTCTTCCTGGAACCCGTCAAATTCTGATGTTTTCTGCTACGTTTCCTGTTACTGTTAGGGACTTCAAAGATAGATATCTACGTAAGCCATATGTTATTAACCTTATGGATGAGCTAACTCTGAAAGGTATTACACAATATTATGCATTTGTGGAAGAGAGGCAGAAAGTCCACTGCCTAAATACTCTTTTCTCTAAG CTTCAAATAAACCAGTCAATCATTTTCTGCAATTCCGTGAATCGGGTTGAACTTCTTGCCAAGAAAATCACTGAACTTGGGTATTCGTGTTTCTATATCCATGCAAAGATGTTGCAAGACCACCGTAATAGAGTATTTCATGACTTCCGCAATGGGGCctgcagaaatcttgtttgtACTG ATCTCTTCACTAGGGGAATAGACATCCAAGCAGTGAATGttgttattaattttgattttcccAAAAACTCAGAAACCTACCTACACAGG GTTGGTCGTTCAGGGAGGTTTGGGCACCTAGGTTTAGCGGTGAACTTGATCACCTATGAGGATCGCTTCAATTT ATATAGAATTGAACAAGAACTTGGCActgaaataaaacaaattcCGCCACACATTGATCAAGCAATATATTGCCGGTGA
- the LOC114183074 gene encoding uncharacterized protein LOC114183074, with product MSRIFEVPSSIAELEKLLILDVKACHNLERLPDDISSMKSLTHLIMSDCCLLEGMPKGIEKLSNLEVLKGFLISTSEKTPCEISDLVNLRKLRRLSIRIGSEAMIRDGEFESLRFFFALKHLKISWSVSDPKYDKINVVLPSSLRKLHLECFPGKSLEECFMPLLPRFVFISMELKITGGKLESMKVDFPYGGVWNHCV from the coding sequence ATGTCGAGAATATTCGAGGTTCCATCCTCCATTGCAGAACTTGAGAAGCTACTGATTCTTGATGTGAAAGCATGCCATAATTTGGAAAGACTACCTGATGATATTTCATCAATGAAAAGTCTGACACACCTTATTATGTCTGATTGTTGCTTACTGGAGGGCATGCCAAAGGGGATTGAGAAGCTGAGTAATCTGGAAGTACTGAAGGGATTTCTAATAAGTACTTCTGAAAAGACTCCTTGCGAAATATCAGATCTGGTAAATTTGAGAAAACTAAGGCGACTCAGCATACGTATAGGAAGTGAGGCCATGATTAGGGATGGGGAGTTTGAAagtttgagatttttttttgcaCTGAAACATCTTAAAATATCTTGGAGCGTGTCTGACCCAAAGTATGATAAAATTAATGTCGTTTTACCATCAAGTTTGAGAAAGTTGCATCTTGAATGTTTTCCTGGAAAGTCTTTGGAAGAATGTTTTATGCCACTCCTTCCTAGGTTCGTGTTCATATCGATGGAGCTAAAGATAACGGGAGGAAAACTGGAAAGTATGAAAGTAGATTTTCCATATGGTGGAGTATGGAATCACTGCGTCTGA
- the LOC114184100 gene encoding uncharacterized protein LOC114184100, whose protein sequence is MSIRTNKMKAVAVLLKQLTTARRKFYERGRDESFDGKLEKLRLDLNKIKDVFVEVKKKEEELLDTLAQVYDHLRKLERVKLDEDMDGICNRIRDSALMLLPTLVFDDSYKDDDNKGGKISHSSEDLLQLQHQNIWTLEDYYRLHDPSKCCLWSLLIFPVNAVIRKRNAINLWIGEGLIGNTENKTAEEEGEDVIDDLLKCGVIVRCGNGNDPFVHRFRILPGDLHGVSNLIRDSENIISSPLQLDSKKVTVGGVHTKNVTLRNIFNIGASYLYFSPQWTTELRNLEVLQLGRWQDSALHHIEVGSQEFLKDLRYLKELKYLSLRGMSRIFEVPSSIAELEKLLILDVKACHNLERLTDDISSMKSLTHLIMSDCCLLEGMPKGIEKLTNLEVLKGFLISTPEKTPCRISDLKNLEKLRRLSIRIGSEAQIRDEEFEGLKDFLALEKLKISWSVSDPKYANIGVILPRGLRKFHLECFPGKFLEKCFHVFGLKLTELKITGGKLESMKVDFSWWWRVEIMRVKYLKQLKVDIDDLKALFPELRYVEVKQVSNISYVPHQWTDE, encoded by the coding sequence ATGTCGATTCGAACAAACAAGATGAAAGCAGTAGCTGTGTTGCTGAAGCAGTTGACGACAGCAAGGAGGAAATTCTATGAAAGGGGAAGAGATGAATCATTTGATGGGAAGTTGGAGAAGTTGAGGTTGGATCTGAACAAGATAAAAGATGTGTTTGTggaagtgaagaagaaggaagaagaactcCTTGACACATTAGCACAGGTGTATGACCATCTTCGCAAGTTAGAACGCGTGAAACTGGATGAAGACATGGATGGAATTTGTAATAGAATCAGAGATTCTGCTCTCATGTTGCTCCCAACGCTTGTTTTTGATGACTCATATAAAGACGATGATAACAAGGGTGGCAAAATATCTCACTCATCGGAAGACTTGTTGCAGCTCCAACATCAGAATATTTGGACTCTGGAAGATTATTACCGGTTACACGATCCATCAAAATGTTGCCTGTGGTCTCTCCTGATTTTCCCTGTGAACGCTGTGATAAGGAAAAGAAATGCAATTAATTTGTGGATTGGAGAGGGTTTGATTGGAAATACAGAGAACAAAACAGCAGAGGAAGAGGGCGAGGATGTGATTGATGATCTTTTGAAATGTGGTGTGATTGTACGCTGTGGCAATGGAAATGATCCCTTTGTCCATAGATTTCGAATTCTTCCAGGAGACCTTCATGGTGTGTCGAATTTAATTAGAGATTCAGAAAATATCATATCATCGCCGTTACAGCTTGATAGTAAAAAGGTTACAGTAGGTGGGGTTCATACAAAAAATGTGACTTtacgtaatatttttaatattggtGCAAGTTATCTGTATTTCAGCCCGCAATGGACCACTGAATTGAGGAATTTAGAGGTGCTTCAACTTGGGCGTTGGCAAGATTCAGCTTTGCATCACATTGAAGTTGGGAGTCAAGAATTCTTGAAAGATCTGAGATATCTGAAAGAGTTGAAGTATCTGAGTCTGCGTGGGATGTCGAGAATATTCGAGGTTCCATCCTCCATTGCAGAACTTGAGAAGCTACTGATTCTTGATGTGAAAGCATGCCATAATTTGGAAAGACTAACTGATGATATTTCATCAATGAAAAGTCTGACACATCTGATTATGTCTGATTGTTGCTTACTGGAGGGCATGCCAAAGGGGATTGAGAAGCTCACTAATCTGGAAGTACTCAAGGGATTTCTAATAAGTACTCCTGAAAAGACTCCTTGCAGAATATCAGATCtgaaaaatttggaaaaacTAAGGCGACTCAGCATACGTATTGGAAGTGAGGCCCAGATCAGGGATGAGGAGTTTGAAGGTTTGAAAGATTTTTTAGCACTTGAGAAGCTGAAGATATCTTGGAGTGTGTCTGATCCAAAGTATGCTAATATTGGTGTTATTTTGCCACGAGGTTTGAGAAAGTTTCATCTTGAATGTTTTCCTGGAAAGTTTTTGGAAAAATGTTTTCATGTGTTCGGGTTGAAATTGACGGAGCTAAAGATAACTGGAGGAAAACTGGAAAGTATGAAAGTAGATTTTAGTTGGTGGTGGAGAGTGGAAATAATGCGTGTGAAGTACCTTAAGCAATTGAAGGTGGACATAGACGATTTGAAAGCATTGTTTCCTGAGCTGAGATATGTAGAAGTTAAACAAGTCTCAAACATTTCATACGTTCCACATCAATGGACAGATGAATAG